One genomic segment of Actinoplanes ianthinogenes includes these proteins:
- a CDS encoding nuclear transport factor 2 family protein: protein MAERGVVRRGPIDDGEDMYVTDHHALAATDTAGLLAELRDRTEVIDALYRFGLGQDLQDRDLLASAFADAAELDFRPAASRWGGEVPLMTGRDSITDTILDGFRGRVDTTHVVTNPRVRLDGDRARLTAVVEAQHLLTADHTTFALLKNLYDVDLSRAGRRWLVTSMRIENVWYTGEPKAIFGAQV from the coding sequence ATGGCAGAACGCGGCGTTGTTCGGCGCGGCCCGATCGACGACGGTGAGGACATGTACGTCACCGACCACCACGCCCTCGCCGCCACCGACACCGCGGGGCTCCTCGCCGAGCTGCGCGACCGCACCGAGGTGATCGACGCGCTCTATCGCTTCGGCCTCGGCCAGGACCTCCAGGACCGCGACCTGCTCGCCTCCGCGTTCGCCGACGCCGCCGAGCTGGACTTCCGCCCGGCGGCGTCCCGATGGGGCGGCGAGGTGCCGCTGATGACCGGCCGGGACAGCATCACCGACACCATCCTGGACGGTTTCCGCGGCCGGGTGGACACCACCCACGTCGTCACCAACCCCCGCGTACGCCTCGACGGCGACCGCGCCCGGCTCACCGCCGTCGTCGAGGCCCAGCACCTGCTAACCGCGGACCACACCACGTTCGCCCTGCTCAAGAACCTTTACGACGTCGACCTGAGCCGCGCCGGCCGCCGCTGGCTGGTGACCTCGATGCGGATCGAGAACGTCTGGTACACCGGCGAGCCCAAGGCCATCTTCGGCGCCCAGGTGTAG
- a CDS encoding thiamine pyrophosphate-dependent enzyme: MTPDPRRLLPSDTPVTLIDPDGKAVGVVPDDATLLRSLGALITARRLNDQAYALVRQGRLAVYPSSHGQEACQVAAAQVLDADDWLFPTYRDTVAAVVKGVDPVEALSLLKGDWHCGYDPTEHRVAPHTTPLATQLPHAVGVAHAARLRDEPTVVMAMCGDGGTSEGDFHEALNFAAVFQAPVVFFVQNNEYAISVPLSRQTHAPSLAHKGVGYGMPGERVDGNDMAALLTVLGAAVARARAGEGPQLVEAHTYRMQAHTNADDATRYRDEADVAAWLPRDPITRLQTYLRDRGALTADVESGFTAEAERAAAHLRDGLNQDITPNPQDLFAYVYARPTAQLREQEALIADELSREGAQ; the protein is encoded by the coding sequence ATGACGCCTGACCCACGCCGGCTCTTGCCGTCCGACACCCCCGTGACCCTCATCGACCCCGACGGGAAAGCCGTCGGCGTCGTTCCGGACGACGCCACCCTGCTCCGCTCGCTCGGGGCGCTGATCACCGCTCGCCGGCTCAACGATCAGGCGTACGCCCTGGTCCGGCAGGGCCGGCTGGCCGTCTACCCGTCCTCGCACGGCCAGGAGGCGTGCCAGGTCGCGGCCGCGCAGGTCCTCGACGCGGACGACTGGCTGTTCCCGACATACCGCGACACGGTCGCCGCGGTGGTCAAGGGGGTCGACCCGGTCGAGGCGCTCAGCCTGCTCAAGGGTGACTGGCACTGTGGGTACGACCCGACCGAGCACCGGGTCGCCCCGCACACCACGCCGCTGGCCACCCAGCTGCCGCACGCGGTCGGCGTGGCGCACGCGGCCCGGCTGCGCGACGAGCCGACCGTGGTGATGGCGATGTGCGGCGACGGCGGCACCAGCGAGGGTGATTTCCACGAGGCGCTCAACTTCGCCGCGGTCTTCCAGGCCCCGGTGGTCTTCTTCGTGCAGAACAACGAGTACGCGATCAGCGTCCCGCTGTCCCGCCAGACCCACGCGCCGTCGCTCGCGCACAAGGGCGTCGGATACGGCATGCCCGGCGAGCGGGTCGACGGCAACGACATGGCCGCCCTGCTCACCGTGCTCGGCGCCGCGGTGGCCCGGGCCCGCGCCGGCGAGGGCCCGCAGCTCGTCGAGGCGCACACCTACCGGATGCAGGCGCACACCAACGCCGACGACGCCACCCGATACCGCGACGAGGCCGACGTGGCCGCCTGGCTGCCCCGCGACCCGATCACCCGCCTCCAGACCTACCTGCGCGACCGCGGCGCGCTGACCGCCGACGTCGAGTCCGGTTTCACGGCCGAGGCCGAGCGTGCGGCGGCACACCTGCGCGACGGTCTCAACCAGGACATCACCCCCAACCCCCAAGACCTCTTTGCGTACGTCTACGCGCGCCCCACCGCGCAACTGCGTGAGCAGGAAGCCCTGATCGCGGACGAGCTGAGCCGGGAAGGAGCCCAGTGA
- a CDS encoding GNAT family N-acetyltransferase encodes MSEPSIDVVPISGPPGVARWQAVAEPDAVAGTAALWPVPALRPDVPELSLYVGPQWRRRGIGSRLLTAVREQATEPLLLADVVVDSPGEAFCRWHGFRHTRSRRRHLLTYCDVHQAWLGELVDAEHPGYRLTHWTGDLPGSPHVEELLRSPSGPGNTVLTAAEAGGDLAAYSVAVVGVLAARRARQYGPAVLPGHRGRRLGRWVSAALIQRLREVHPDVTEIEAATAEDDAGLLATRAHLGFRLVRSTRLYELTLP; translated from the coding sequence GTGAGTGAACCTTCGATCGACGTCGTGCCGATCTCGGGGCCGCCCGGGGTCGCGCGGTGGCAGGCGGTCGCCGAGCCGGACGCGGTGGCCGGCACGGCCGCGTTGTGGCCGGTCCCGGCCCTGCGACCGGACGTCCCCGAGCTGAGCCTGTACGTCGGACCGCAGTGGCGGCGGCGCGGCATCGGCTCCCGCCTGCTGACCGCGGTCCGGGAGCAGGCCACCGAGCCGCTGCTGCTCGCGGACGTGGTCGTGGACTCGCCGGGGGAAGCGTTCTGCCGGTGGCACGGGTTCCGGCACACCCGGTCCCGGCGCCGCCACCTGCTCACGTACTGCGACGTGCACCAGGCGTGGCTGGGCGAGCTGGTCGACGCCGAGCACCCCGGTTACCGGCTGACGCACTGGACCGGTGACCTGCCCGGCAGCCCGCACGTCGAGGAGCTGCTGCGGAGCCCGAGCGGTCCGGGCAACACCGTGCTGACCGCCGCCGAGGCGGGCGGTGACCTGGCGGCGTATTCCGTGGCGGTCGTCGGCGTGCTGGCCGCCCGGCGCGCCCGCCAGTACGGTCCGGCCGTGCTCCCCGGGCACCGCGGCCGACGGCTGGGCCGCTGGGTGAGTGCCGCCCTGATCCAGCGGCTGCGCGAGGTCCACCCGGACGTCACCGAGATCGAGGCGGCCACCGCCGAGGACGATGCGGGCCTGCTCGCCACCCGGGCCCATCTCGGCTTCCGGCTCGTCCGGAGCACCCGCCTCTACGAGCTCACGCTGCCCTGA
- a CDS encoding LysR family transcriptional regulator — protein MPVEWFEIETFLTLAEELHFGRTAERLGRTKARVSQTIQVLERRVGVPLFERTSRRVTLTPTGRRLTEDLRPAYEQVNAAMARAVADGRGLAGTLTVGFVGAATGQLVVRAAEEFRRRHADCEVRLREVQVGGAVERLRADEVDLLFGCFPIEGPDLTSGPAVLTEARMLAVPARHRFAGRASIAIADLVRERLVVAPCSIPAGPRPSAEEGLAGPRPSAEEGPAGPRPSAEEGPAGPRPSAEEGPAGPAAETFQEVLALVGAGQGVFVVGAHVTRFYARPDVAYVLIHDAPPLRWGPVWRTVRATARVRAFVDAAAGLPA, from the coding sequence ATGCCGGTGGAGTGGTTCGAGATCGAGACGTTCCTGACGCTCGCCGAGGAGCTGCACTTCGGCCGGACCGCCGAGCGGCTGGGCCGGACCAAGGCCCGGGTCAGCCAGACCATCCAGGTGCTGGAACGGCGGGTGGGTGTCCCACTGTTCGAGCGGACCAGCCGGCGGGTGACCCTCACCCCGACCGGCCGCCGTCTCACCGAGGATCTGCGGCCCGCCTACGAGCAGGTCAACGCGGCGATGGCGCGGGCCGTGGCGGACGGTCGGGGTCTGGCCGGCACGCTCACCGTCGGGTTCGTCGGCGCAGCGACCGGGCAGCTGGTGGTGCGCGCCGCCGAGGAGTTCCGGCGGCGGCACGCTGACTGCGAGGTCCGGCTGCGTGAGGTGCAGGTGGGCGGCGCGGTCGAGCGGCTGCGCGCCGATGAGGTCGACCTGTTGTTCGGCTGCTTCCCGATCGAGGGACCGGACCTGACCAGCGGCCCGGCCGTGCTGACCGAGGCGCGGATGCTGGCCGTGCCGGCCCGGCACCGGTTCGCCGGCCGGGCGTCGATCGCGATCGCGGACCTCGTCCGGGAGCGGCTGGTCGTCGCCCCGTGCTCGATCCCGGCCGGACCGCGACCGTCCGCGGAGGAGGGACTGGCCGGACCGCGCCCGTCCGCGGAGGAGGGACCGGCCGGACCGCGCCCGTCCGCGGAGGAGGGACCGGCCGGACCGCGCCCGTCCGCCGAGGAGGGACCGGCCGGGCCGGCCGCGGAGACCTTCCAGGAGGTGCTCGCCCTGGTCGGCGCGGGACAGGGCGTCTTCGTGGTGGGCGCGCACGTCACCCGGTTCTATGCCCGGCCCGACGTCGCGTACGTGCTGATCCACGACGCGCCGCCGTTGCGATGGGGACCGGTGTGGCGCACGGTCCGGGCGACCGCGCGGGTCCGTGCCTTCGTCGACGCGGCCGCCGGCCTGCCCGCCTAG
- a CDS encoding Lrp/AsnC family transcriptional regulator, which produces MVSGLDDIDQRILAELGRDGRMPIRQLAETLHISRANAYARVQRLRETNVIRGFRADIDHVAAGMGTSAYVTVNLHQADWRPVGELLRRLPGVVHIALVGGEFDVILLVRAKDNADLRRLVLDEIQGMPGVVNTRTLLVFEEFEPPA; this is translated from the coding sequence GTGGTCAGCGGTCTCGACGACATCGATCAGCGGATCCTCGCCGAGCTCGGCCGGGACGGGCGGATGCCGATCCGGCAGCTCGCCGAGACGCTGCACATCTCGCGGGCCAACGCGTACGCCCGGGTGCAGCGGCTGCGCGAGACCAACGTGATCCGCGGCTTCCGCGCCGACATCGACCACGTGGCCGCCGGGATGGGCACGTCGGCGTACGTGACGGTGAACCTGCACCAGGCGGACTGGCGGCCGGTCGGCGAGCTGCTGCGCCGGCTGCCCGGGGTGGTGCACATCGCGCTGGTCGGCGGCGAGTTCGACGTGATCCTGCTGGTGCGGGCGAAGGACAACGCGGACCTGCGGCGGCTGGTCCTCGACGAGATCCAGGGCATGCCGGGCGTGGTCAACACGCGGACCCTGCTGGTGTTCGAAGAGTTCGAACCCCCGGCGTGA
- a CDS encoding class I SAM-dependent methyltransferase: MMPDAAYFDQWYGDMVASPARDAIIIRAMGLPPELQDVGTLTGPGLAEVTEELRLPAGGLLLDVACGRGAYGIEVARRTGARLIGVDFSAVAVEQARSIGARRLPAGRAEFRVGTLLATGLPGGAADGLMCVDAVQFGEPPVAALREFARLLKPGGRLALTCWEAVDPADDRVPPRIKAVHLQRDLPEAGFTDVRVHERPVWREAERVMWEAALAAPGSDPAVRSLQAEGRRSLETFDSLRRVFATATAPGPER; encoded by the coding sequence ATGATGCCTGACGCCGCGTATTTCGATCAGTGGTACGGCGACATGGTCGCCTCACCCGCCCGGGACGCGATCATCATCCGGGCCATGGGACTGCCGCCGGAGCTTCAGGACGTCGGCACGCTCACCGGGCCAGGTCTCGCCGAGGTGACCGAGGAGCTGCGCCTGCCGGCGGGCGGGCTGCTGCTCGACGTGGCGTGCGGCCGCGGGGCGTACGGGATCGAGGTCGCCCGGCGGACCGGCGCCCGCCTGATCGGCGTGGACTTCTCCGCGGTGGCCGTGGAGCAGGCCCGGTCGATCGGCGCCCGGCGGCTGCCCGCCGGCCGGGCCGAGTTCCGGGTCGGGACGCTGCTGGCGACCGGCCTGCCCGGCGGTGCCGCGGACGGGCTGATGTGCGTGGACGCGGTGCAGTTCGGTGAGCCGCCGGTGGCCGCGCTGCGCGAGTTCGCTCGGCTCCTGAAACCCGGCGGCCGGCTCGCCCTGACCTGCTGGGAGGCCGTCGATCCGGCGGACGACCGGGTGCCGCCGCGGATCAAGGCGGTGCACCTTCAGCGGGATCTGCCCGAGGCCGGCTTCACCGACGTCCGGGTGCACGAGCGGCCGGTGTGGCGCGAGGCCGAGCGGGTGATGTGGGAGGCGGCGCTCGCGGCGCCCGGCTCGGACCCGGCGGTGCGGTCCCTGCAGGCCGAGGGGCGGCGCTCGCTGGAGACCTTCGACTCGCTGCGGCGCGTGTTCGCCACCGCCACCGCGCCCGGCCCGGAACGATAA
- a CDS encoding DUF4097 family beta strand repeat-containing protein — MQNFTTPAPIAAVLDIPAGHIHVIATERADTAVEVRPADPAKARDVRVAEQARVEFADGLLRIEATARNQPFGPSGSIEVTVLLPAGSRVEAKSACAGFRAEGRFGDVAFEGAQATITIGEATRVRVATSGGDVAVGRLTGPAEISTGQGDIRIAEAGRGTVVLSTQMGDVSVTAAHGVSAALDAGTGYGRVDNSLKNDGDAELEIRATTSYGDIVARSL, encoded by the coding sequence ATGCAGAACTTCACCACCCCCGCCCCGATCGCCGCCGTCCTCGACATCCCGGCCGGGCACATCCACGTGATCGCCACCGAGCGCGCCGACACCGCGGTCGAGGTCCGCCCGGCCGATCCCGCGAAGGCGCGCGACGTCAGAGTCGCCGAACAGGCCCGGGTCGAGTTCGCCGACGGCCTGCTGCGGATCGAGGCCACGGCCAGGAACCAACCCTTCGGCCCGTCCGGGTCGATCGAGGTGACGGTGCTGCTGCCGGCCGGTTCGCGGGTCGAGGCGAAATCCGCGTGTGCCGGGTTCCGGGCCGAGGGCCGGTTCGGTGACGTGGCCTTCGAGGGCGCGCAGGCCACGATCACCATCGGCGAGGCCACCCGGGTCCGGGTCGCCACCTCGGGCGGTGACGTCGCGGTCGGCCGGCTGACCGGCCCGGCCGAGATCAGCACCGGGCAGGGCGACATCCGGATCGCCGAGGCCGGCCGCGGCACGGTCGTGCTGAGCACCCAGATGGGCGACGTGTCGGTGACCGCGGCGCACGGGGTCTCGGCCGCCCTGGACGCCGGCACCGGTTACGGCCGCGTCGACAACAGCCTGAAGAACGACGGCGACGCGGAGCTGGAGATCCGCGCCACCACGTCGTACGGCGACATCGTCGCCCGCAGCCTCTAG
- a CDS encoding Rieske (2Fe-2S) protein, which yields MSGVNRRAVLGAVGAGAVLAGCGSKDDDTTGGGDTGTSATTAPATEATTTAAPSSGGAALAKASDVPVGGGLITDTLVVTQPEAGTFKAFSNVCTHQGCKVAEVADKLIRCKCHNSTFDIATGAPTGGPAQKPLTETAVKESGGSIVAA from the coding sequence ATGAGCGGTGTGAATCGGCGGGCGGTGCTCGGTGCCGTCGGGGCGGGAGCGGTGCTGGCCGGGTGCGGTTCGAAAGACGACGACACCACCGGCGGCGGGGACACCGGGACCAGCGCGACGACGGCGCCCGCCACCGAGGCGACGACCACCGCCGCCCCCTCCTCCGGCGGCGCCGCCCTGGCCAAGGCGTCGGATGTGCCGGTCGGTGGCGGGCTGATCACCGACACGCTGGTGGTGACGCAGCCGGAGGCGGGGACGTTCAAGGCGTTCAGCAACGTCTGCACGCATCAGGGCTGCAAAGTCGCCGAGGTGGCCGACAAGCTGATCAGGTGCAAGTGCCACAACAGCACGTTCGACATCGCCACCGGCGCGCCGACCGGTGGGCCCGCGCAGAAACCGCTGACCGAGACGGCCGTCAAGGAGTCCGGCGGCAGCATCGTGGCGGCCTGA
- a CDS encoding alpha-ketoacid dehydrogenase subunit beta, protein MTTVVHEKLSMAQALNQALRDAMAEDPSVVLFGEDVGALGGVFRITDGLTAEFGEKRCFDTPLAESGIVGMAVGMAMNGMRPIVEMQFDAFAYPAFEQIVSHVAKMRNRTRGRVPLPMVIRVPYAGGIGGVEHHCDSSEAYYAHTPGLQVVAPATPTDAYALLRAAIANPDPVVFLEPKKLYWSKEEIEFPVVAPGIGTAVVRRSGTDATLIAYGPSLPVAIEAAEVAATEGRSLQVVDLRSIVPFDDETVCAAVRSTGRAVVITESAGFAGVAAEIAARVTERCFTSLAAPVRRVTGFDIPYPPPKLEHFQLPGVDRVLDAVDDLNWEQ, encoded by the coding sequence ATGACCACCGTCGTGCACGAGAAGCTGTCCATGGCGCAGGCCCTCAACCAGGCGCTGCGGGACGCCATGGCCGAGGACCCGTCGGTGGTGCTGTTCGGCGAGGACGTCGGCGCGCTCGGCGGCGTCTTCCGGATCACCGACGGGCTGACCGCCGAGTTCGGGGAGAAGCGCTGCTTCGACACGCCCCTCGCGGAGTCCGGGATCGTCGGGATGGCCGTCGGGATGGCGATGAACGGCATGCGCCCGATCGTCGAGATGCAGTTCGACGCGTTCGCCTACCCGGCGTTCGAGCAGATCGTCAGCCACGTCGCGAAGATGCGGAACCGCACCCGGGGCCGGGTGCCGCTGCCGATGGTGATCCGGGTCCCGTACGCCGGTGGCATCGGCGGGGTCGAGCACCACTGCGACTCGTCGGAGGCGTACTACGCGCACACGCCCGGCCTCCAGGTGGTCGCGCCGGCCACGCCGACCGACGCGTACGCGCTGCTGCGGGCCGCGATCGCGAACCCGGACCCGGTCGTCTTCCTGGAGCCTAAGAAGCTCTACTGGAGCAAGGAGGAGATCGAGTTCCCGGTCGTGGCGCCCGGCATCGGGACCGCGGTGGTCCGCCGGTCCGGGACCGACGCGACGCTCATCGCGTACGGCCCGAGCCTGCCCGTGGCGATCGAGGCCGCCGAGGTCGCCGCCACCGAGGGCCGCAGTCTCCAGGTGGTCGACCTGCGCTCGATCGTCCCGTTCGACGACGAGACGGTGTGCGCCGCGGTCCGCTCCACCGGCCGCGCCGTGGTGATCACCGAGTCGGCCGGGTTCGCCGGAGTCGCCGCGGAGATCGCCGCCCGGGTGACCGAACGCTGCTTCACCAGCCTGGCCGCGCCGGTCCGGCGGGTCACCGGGTTCGACATCCCGTACCCGCCGCCGAAGCTGGAGCACTTCCAGCTGCCCGGCGTGGACCGGGTGCTCGACGCCGTCGACGACCTGAACTGGGAGCAGTGA